The Desulfomonile tiedjei genome includes a region encoding these proteins:
- a CDS encoding transposase, giving the protein MSREQIWPLSLSSFPRGIPAYYDHPISTGPLEGTNDKIKTLQRQAYGFRDRTFFILRIYTLHTASHKLSG; this is encoded by the coding sequence ATGAGCCGAGAGCAGATTTGGCCCCTTTCTCTTTCTTCCTTTCCCAGGGGCATTCCGGCGTACTACGATCATCCCATCTCCACGGGGCCACTTGAAGGGACAAACGACAAGATCAAGACATTGCAGCGCCAGGCATACGGATTTCGAGACCGAACATTCTTCATCCTTCGTATCTACACTCTCCACACGGCGAGTCACAAACTGAGTGGATAA
- a CDS encoding rubrerythrin yields the protein MSLYGVTKGTELDKQIDKLLEGETRAVGLYHGLARLAKEQGLNDVADALLRVANDEARHAGLFTVLNAHVPPEIFDVLGPVAEIESNAAKGIKALAQKARDLGFDEVVRELELVAEDEGRHGQALQELVKMRGRK from the coding sequence ATGAGTTTATATGGCGTTACTAAAGGAACGGAACTGGACAAGCAGATTGACAAGCTCTTAGAGGGGGAGACCCGTGCAGTAGGGTTGTACCATGGGTTGGCTAGACTCGCAAAAGAACAAGGTCTTAATGACGTGGCGGACGCATTACTTAGGGTGGCTAATGATGAAGCACGTCATGCCGGACTATTCACAGTGCTCAATGCTCACGTCCCTCCGGAAATTTTTGATGTGTTAGGCCCAGTTGCAGAAATAGAAAGCAATGCAGCGAAAGGCATCAAAGCTCTTGCCCAAAAAGCACGCGACTTAGGCTTCGACGAAGTTGTCCGGGAACTCGAGCTTGTTGCCGAAGATGAAGGCCGCCATGGGCAAGCATTACAAGAACTGGTAAAAATGCGGGGAAGGAAGTAA
- a CDS encoding LytTR family transcriptional regulator, whose translation MKDVWNTLNIGQVLLSRDFNVVGINDYARQVFGPILRNLGESLFRCHSRKSRERVAALLQELTSAPSDMPRTMVLDVLGKVVMFNLSQLSVASPRPQSFWSVTLIDISEQTGAAKNPLSGALEMKRFPVYKEGICHFLPTDAVHSIQSDGDYCKIFTPGKSYYLHSSLKNLLQRFTGASFFRVHKGFIVNLDHVSKLTRDGKGHTLIIFDDASIPPVPVSRRRLAEVRKAVHLL comes from the coding sequence ATGAAAGACGTCTGGAACACTCTCAATATCGGACAGGTACTTCTCTCCCGTGATTTCAACGTCGTGGGTATAAACGATTACGCACGACAGGTCTTCGGCCCAATCCTGAGAAACTTGGGAGAGAGCCTCTTTCGTTGCCATTCCCGGAAGAGCCGTGAGAGGGTAGCAGCACTTCTCCAAGAACTAACCTCGGCTCCATCGGATATGCCCCGTACCATGGTGTTGGACGTGCTTGGCAAGGTGGTGATGTTCAATCTTTCGCAGCTCTCAGTCGCTTCTCCCCGCCCGCAATCCTTTTGGTCCGTGACCTTGATCGACATAAGCGAGCAAACCGGTGCCGCTAAGAATCCGCTCAGCGGTGCGCTTGAGATGAAAAGGTTTCCCGTCTACAAGGAGGGAATCTGCCATTTTCTTCCCACTGACGCGGTCCACTCCATCCAGTCTGACGGAGATTATTGCAAAATTTTTACTCCCGGCAAGTCGTATTATCTGCATTCAAGCCTCAAGAACCTCCTACAGCGGTTCACGGGCGCAAGCTTCTTCAGGGTCCACAAAGGTTTTATCGTGAACCTCGACCATGTGAGCAAACTCACCCGCGACGGAAAAGGACACACGCTGATCATTTTCGATGACGCGTCTATTCCTCCCGTCCCGGTTTCGAGGCGTAGACTGGCAGAGGTGAGAAAAGCAGTGCATCTTCTCTAG
- a CDS encoding HEAT repeat domain-containing protein, whose amino-acid sequence MGMVSLTLKKNWKSTYLGGLFPILTLVLLISACEPSKEKIPFISDQDVLTKLALEGSKPEIRVTAARSIKDQKALRKAIMVSADSDVRSAALESLTDQDELLQIGLHHSQAFERRSAVHRIKDQKALTRIMKESSDPQIRALAAGNMGDEYLLADIAINGSDRDIREAARMAIAIRIDAGQLRNPKWLALAAAKWKGRTGHDVDERYYQKLLTGLAGDRNECEWVGGSPRTNLLNAIRLLFSPEIVRKHGDLTIECGCIVTPVPYFGSTGSIPIAYGKQQHVRIRTFDVKGKELYDKTFEDKPHHNVTLYGHPSSRVEGLGATTYGTIDLDDIIKTLVGEESN is encoded by the coding sequence ATGGGCATGGTTTCCCTGACACTGAAGAAGAATTGGAAGTCAACATACCTAGGTGGCTTATTCCCAATATTGACGCTTGTGTTACTTATTTCCGCATGCGAACCATCCAAAGAAAAAATACCGTTCATCAGTGATCAAGATGTCTTGACAAAGCTTGCTTTAGAGGGGAGCAAACCAGAAATTCGAGTGACGGCTGCCCGAAGTATCAAGGATCAGAAGGCTCTCAGGAAAGCAATCATGGTTTCTGCAGACTCTGATGTTCGCTCTGCCGCTTTAGAGAGCTTAACAGATCAGGATGAACTTCTTCAAATAGGCCTCCACCATTCACAGGCATTTGAGCGACGAAGTGCCGTCCACCGTATCAAAGATCAAAAGGCCCTAACACGAATAATGAAAGAATCCTCGGACCCGCAGATAAGAGCTCTCGCCGCAGGCAATATGGGGGACGAGTATCTCCTTGCCGATATCGCAATAAATGGTTCGGATCGTGATATTCGAGAGGCTGCTCGCATGGCTATTGCAATCAGAATAGATGCAGGGCAACTTAGGAACCCTAAATGGCTTGCTCTAGCGGCAGCAAAATGGAAAGGGCGAACTGGGCATGATGTTGATGAGCGTTATTATCAGAAACTACTCACAGGGTTGGCGGGGGACCGTAACGAATGCGAATGGGTAGGTGGATCTCCACGAACAAACTTGCTGAATGCCATACGACTTCTTTTTTCGCCTGAAATTGTTAGAAAACACGGCGATCTGACTATTGAATGTGGTTGCATCGTAACACCTGTGCCTTACTTCGGGAGTACCGGCAGTATTCCTATAGCGTACGGCAAGCAACAGCACGTCCGCATTCGGACATTCGATGTAAAGGGCAAAGAACTGTACGACAAGACATTCGAAGACAAGCCACACCACAACGTGACTCTTTACGGACATCCGAGCAGCCGTGTTGAGGGCTTGGGCGCAACTACCTACGGTACCATAGATCTAGACGACATAATAAAAACGCTGGTCGGTGAGGAGTCAAACTGA